From the Manis pentadactyla isolate mManPen7 chromosome 15, mManPen7.hap1, whole genome shotgun sequence genome, the window GGCCCAGGTTGGAAGGTGAGGTTATGAGTGTCCCTCAACAGCTCTTCCTCAAACTGCTCCGTTTACACAAAAATGCTCTTGACTTTTGCTAAGAGGCCAATCACCACACTGGCTTTTCTGCTGGTCCTAGAACAGGCCAGCCTCATTCCTACCTCAGGATCATTCACTTGCCATTTCCCCAAGGGTCCGGAAGGAAGCATTTGTAGCCCAAAGGTGGAGGGAAGGCTACATTTATAAAGATTAGAAATTTTCTCAACGGTTGCCCAGGGATGACACTTCACTTGCCCTCAGCAGTGAGCAGGAACACTGGTATTAGTTAACAGCTGGGGAAGTTCTGATGTGTTGCGGGCAAGCCCGAAAGGAGAAGCCAGGTGGCAGCCAGGTGAGGCTGTGTGCCCACCAGTGACTTTTGTACAGATGTCCCGCCTCGGCCTACCTGCTGTGCAGCCTTCCCAGGGCACAGAGAAGAAGTTACACTGGATGTAGATATGGTGAGACATTCTCAGGCAGCCAGACTGCTATCTGGTCTCAAACTGGTAGGAGTGCTTCTCCAAGAACACTGGGTTTGCGTAGTCACACTGCCCTGGCAACAGTGAGGCCATCGATACCCAGTGAGGTCACATATGGAATCTTGCGACCTGAGGGACAGGCTTCAGGCTCTCTTGCGGAAGAGAgcagggtggaggcagaggggcaCCCTACCTGGCCCTTACTTCTAGCCCTCCGTATCCATGCCTTAGTCAAGTAGCCATTTCCTGTGGAATGTACCTGTGGGCTGGCACAGGAGGGCAAGAGGCCCACATTCTGAGATTGGCTTGAAGGGCAAGATTAACCCAAGAGACAGCCAGGGTGTTTGGTTGTGAGGAATGGCCCTGAACACCCCAGATGACAGAGATCTGGGGACCCAGCTGATCATTTTAAAggcttccaaccaagaatccCCCATTTTTAGGCTCACTCTTCATCCCCACTTCAGAGGTTCCCAATGCCTTCAGTTCTTAAGTGCTCCTAGGTTGTGAGGCTGAGACTAGCTGACCACTCCACACCTTTCTCCCCACTGCAGGCACTTGGGTTCAACTTTTTATGATCCACAACATTTATTACCAGGTGGCCACCTGTATTGTAGCCTCCAAAGTTTTGCTGACAGCTCTTGTCGGCTGTTGTCCTCTTTCCCATTGTCTGTGCGGATTTGTGCCTGTTTTACTCATTCACTCTTATTTTAGTGGAGTTTCAGGGGAATAGATATAAATTTGCTGCATATAAGCtcaagtttatttaaagaaaaatgaggccAGAGAGGAACAGATCCTTGCCCCAGGGCATGTGGTGAGTTAATGACTGGGCTGGACAGGTTACATGTTGCTTATTCCCAAGCCACCTCCCGCTGGGTGAGGTCAGGGTCCTGGAGAAGCCCCCAGAGAGACTCTTTTTTGGGAGGGGTTAGTGACTCAGGTAGAGCTGCTAATGGCAGGCATTACTAAACAGTCAAGGATTCTGCAGTCATAGACACCTGGCTTCAGAGAGCCTCAAGCAAAGTACCACCACTTCCTTTCTGGGCTCCGTTTCCCTATCTGTGAAATGCAGTAGCGAGGACCACAAAGATGCTGATGTCCTATCCATGGGACATGCTGGACACCTAGATGCTAGAGGCTGCTCTTTTGCCATGGTGGTGACAGCACTTGCCTTTTCCAGGGCAGGAGCCAGTTCTTGGAGGAGACAGGGCACAGGACATGGATCACCGTGGGGCCCTTTTCTTCTGCCTGTGCCTCGTGACTTCTCACAGTGTGACTGTGGGTAAGAGGGCTCTGTGGAGCTGGGGATGCGGGTGCAAACCTAGTCCAGGCCCCTGGCTGCCATGTGAGAGAGGGAGGCCTCAAACCAAGGGAATTTAAAAAGGGGCTCTTAGGCCTCCTGGGGTGACCTGATGTCTCAGGCTAGGTGGAAGGCCCAGAGGCTGCGGCGGACAAAGGCTGGGCTGGAGGTCTGACTTGCTCCCCACAGAGGCATCCCAAGACCTCCTGCGCTGGATGGAGGAAATGGAGATGGCCACCCAGAAGCGGAGCTTGACTCCTCCCCTTGCTGAGTGAGTTGGGTGTCTGTCCTCACCCACCTAGAGTCagctctgcctcccacccccagcttGCACTGGTCCAGGGTTGTCCAGTGTAGgccattaattcatttattcaacacacaCTTACTGAATAGCTACTGTGTACCTGACACTACACTCTGGAGATGCAGGATATGTCCCTGCTCTCATCAGGTTTCCTGTTTGGCTGGGGGCTCATAACCCCGGATGCCATGAAACCAGATGAAGAATTGCAGGGTCTTTGTGCTTTTCTGGGGAGGGGCTCCAAGACTTGGGCCAGACTGTCCAGGGTCTGTGACCCAAAGGCAGAACAGCTCTGGGTGGGAGGTCAATGCTGATGTCTGGCCAGGGAGCACAGGGACCATGGAGTACTTCACTCATTCAGTGgggagtggtcagggaaggcttccctcCCAGAGGAGGTTTCAGCAAACTGGGACCTGAATAAGAGTTAATCTGGAGAAgcaggggagtggggtggggagtaGGAGTGTGCCAGGGACATGGTGTGTGCAACAGTCTGGAGGTGGGAGTGCCAGGGTGTGGGGTCGGGGAGGCCCCGGCCCTCCAGGCCATCTCGAGCCTCCCGCAGCCCGGCCCGCACTCCAGGCTCTGGCCATCTCTCTTGCCTTCAGGCTCATGCGTGGCCTGGAGTGGAGGCTGCTGAATGCCAGCTTCCCGGGCTACAACCTCACCTTGCAGACACACACCATCCAGACCCTGGCTTTCAAGCTGGGCTGCGACTTCCCAGGCCTCTCGCTGAGCAGCACCACTCTGAAGCCAATGTCCCAGGTCAGAGGCAGCAGGGGATGGGGGTGGCCAGTGCCTCCACTCCAGAAATCCTCCCGGGCTTAAGGTCTAGACTTGACCTGCACACCAATCTGGGCTCTGCTCTAAGAGCTGTGAGCTGCCTCCTCTGTAAAACAAGGGCTGGTGTTCCTCATGTGAATGACAGAAAGAAGGGTGCTCTGGGCCTCAAGGGCAGCACCCACGTCCTGCTTTTGCAGGTCCCTGGGGGAGACAGCAGTGGGAGAGGCCAGGGAACTGGGCTCCTTTGAGGACACTGGGGTGATTCCTGCAAGCCTGGGTGCTGGGGCCTGAGAGGTTCCGTCCTCAGGGGTCCCAGCTGGGTCAGGAAGTAACCCAAATTCAAAACCTAAGCAGCCTGGAGGGGAGGCCTGGGATCTTGGGAAGTTTGGGAGGAGGTGCAGCTTGGGTGGAGGGGGTCTGTATgtggaggctccaggggaggaaACGCCCAGGTTAAGGCTGGGAAGGCTTCCCGGGGAGTGGGGGCAACTGGAAGTCTTGGAGCCGGGTTCGGAGGCCCTGGACACCAGGCTCTGCTTGATCCAGGCCCTCCGCAGGTGCGGGCTGGGCACGCCGTGCAGTTCCCCGCCGAGCTCACTCGGGACGCCTGCAGGACTGGCACCAAAGAGCTGTGACTTGTCTGCATCTACCTCTTCACAGCCCACTTCTTTCAGGTCAGTGCCACATGCCAGGCAGGGGGGTGCCGGCCCCTTCCCAGGGGCACCGCAGGCTTTCATGCCACTCTCTGGCCTCTGGGCGGCGACCAGCACCGAGTGGGGCCAGCCTACTGTTCAGGCCAGCCATTGCcccctctgggtctcagtttcagcAGAATGGTGGGAGGCACAATGTCAAATGAGCCCTAAGAAACCTGCTCTGTGTATGCCTGTTCCATGGTGGGAGACAGACAGGAAGGTCACAGCATCCTTGTCCTCAGAGAGCTCCCGAGCTCGACAATTAGACAGGGACCTTAGGGAGTTCATTTTAGCTCAGGAGGATCACAGCCATAGGGATCCAAAGCGATGAGTGAGTCAGGGTGGGGTTGGGGTGGTTCCCAGTGAGCAGACCAGGGCGACTTCTGGAGAAGGTGCCTCCTAACCTTGGCTTTGAGAGTGAGTTAGGAGAGTGGTGAGGTGGGAGCTCTGAGGCCGGAACACATTCAACGCATGGAGAGTGGAGGGGGGCTGCGGGGAGGGGACGGCACGTGCACAGGCTGGGAGGCTGGCCCCACGCTGCACACATGAGAGGCATGCTGCTGGCTCCCGCCCAGGAAGGAGGGGCTGGAGCAGGGGGGCTCTCAGGCCTCATCCAGGGTCTGCTCACGTCCCCTCCAGTCACCCCTTTTTCTGCTGTCCTTCCAGAATACCAACTCACCTCTGCTCAATAATTATGTCCTGGGAGCCCAGCTGGGTCATGGGCACGTGAACAACCTCAGGGAGCCGGTCAACATCAGCTTCTGGCACAACCAAAGCCTGGTACCTCTGGGGGTGCCCCCATTTCCGTCTCACCTCTGCCCCTTTGTGGCTCTCCTGTTGAAACTAAACCCAAACCTGTGGAAACATCTTGGAGGCAAATGGTTTTCAATCCATCACTCTTTGAAAATTCCTGTCAAAGAAATAAGAGAGAGAAGCTTTTCCTCACTGCATTAGTCAGGATTCTTTTTGAGTTACAAGTGATACAGAACCATCCCAAGCTAGCTTAAGCACAGAAGGGGACTTACTGGCTTATGTACACGAAGTGTCCAGTGTTCTCCAGCTTCAGGCATGGCAGGATCCAGGAGCTGATACAATGACATCATGGCTCAGTCTCTTTCCATCTCTCAGTAATGGCTTCCTGCCTCGACTACTTCACTCTGTGACAAGGTGGTGGCTGAAGTGCTGGACTTACTCTCTTCCCTGTGGGCTTTCCTCAGTATTTATCATGGTGCTGTCTGTGTCAtttccccccacctccaccccatggTTTGGTGTCAGGGATGTCTGTGGATGGGACTCTGCCCCACTGGGCATGGGTCTGCACCATCATTGTTCCCTacagagaggagggggaaggggacaGTTGATCACAGACCACGTACTCTGTAAGCCAGAGCTGGGCACTCAGGATTCCTTATTGCCTTTACTTTTTCCACCCTTCTTGAGACTTGGGTATAAATGATTGCATTTTGCAAATGaataaactgaagctcagagaagctcATCAGCTTGCCCAGGTCACTCTGAGAGTCCATAGTGGAGGTAGTGCTGTGATCTGGGCCTGTCTGATGCCAAAGTCCAGGCAGTATCTGGCACAGTCTTGACAAGAGTGCAGTTGAATCACCTTTGACCCTCAGAATTTCCAGACCCTGACCCACAGCCCTCCCCTGGAGCCCTGGCACACACCCAACTCCCGCATCTCCCCTTAGGAAGGCTACATGGCAACCTGTGTCTTCTGGAAGGAGGGAGCCAGCCAGCACCACTGGGGGGTCTGGAGCCCTGAGAGCTGTCGCACAGAGCAGCCCTCACCTTTCCAGGTGCTCTGCCGCTGCCACCACCTCAGCTACTTTGCTGTTCTCATGGTATGTGTGCGTCCAGCCTGAATGAGGGCCCTGTATCTAGGACAGAGGAGCAAGTTGAAGGAGGTTGCAAGGGACAAAAAATCCAACTTAAATGggcttaaagaagaaataaaaaaactgtGGGCTCATTTTCCTGAAAAGGCTGGGTTAGCCTTCAGGCATGGTTTGATCCAGGCACTCAATATCATCAAGACAGGACTTTACCTCTGTCTTTCAACCTGTGCTTGCTTTGTGCGGGCCTAGCCTTCTGACAGATCTCTCCATGGGCTAATAATATGGGTGCCAGCAGCTCCAGGCTCATGTCCTACCAGTTTGCAGACCAGTGGAGTAAGAGCTTCTCTCATTCAATTCTGCCAGCTAAAGTCCTGGGACTGAGTCCCACTAGCCTACAGTGTGTCACATGCCCATCCCTTAACCAATCTCTgtgggcagggggagggaagGCTCTTGATAGGCTGGGCCTCGTGCACCTGTCCACAAATAGGGGGAGAAACGGTGGGTCCACCCATGTGCATAgatagggagggaggagaagttCTCATAGAGGAGGAGAGATCTCATAGATATTATAGAGAAAGGGGAGATAGGAGTTGACTTGGGAGGAGGGGGGAGCAGGCAGAAGCCACTGTATCTGCCAGGGCTGCAAACCAGGATCACGGAGGGTTTGTGGGGCAGGAAGGCTTGGAGCTGAGGTCCTTCTTAGGTCTCTCTGAGCGTGGGGAGGGCATTTCCATGCTTCTGGCCTGTAGCCCTTCTTCCCTCCCACAGCAACTGTCCCCAGCCCCAGTCCCCGCAGAGTTGCTGGCACCTCTAACATACATCTCCCTGGTGGGCTGCAGCATCTCTATCGTGGCCTCACTGCTCACTATCCTGCGGCACTTCCAAGCGAGGTAATCCCCTGCCTCAGTGCTGGGTCTGCCCATCAGCGCTGCTCAGATCCCCCCCTTCTTTCCCAATTGCTCTTCCAGGGTAGGGTGGGCTTCTCCTtggggcagaggctgggaggcaggaTACCAGCCCCTCAGTGTGGCAGCTGTTGGATCCGTACCCTCTCTTGACCTCAGTGTCCACATCATTGTCTATGTATGAGCCCGGGGGTGGTGCTGCCTAGGTGATGTCCGCAGGCCACAGAGGGCCGTGCTTCTACCTGCAGGAAGCAGAGCGACTCCTTGACAACCATCCACATGAACCAGCATGCCTCTGCGCTGCTGCTGAACGTCACCTTCCTGCTGAGCCCGAGGCTGGCCGTGGCCTCCGTGCCTGGGTCAGCGTGCACAGTGCTGGCTGCCGTCCTGCACTTTGCGCTGCTCAGCTGCCTCACCTGGATGGCCATTGAAGGCTTCAAGCTCTACCTGCTCCTTGGGCGTGTCTACAACAACCACATCCACCGATACCTGCTCAAGCTCTGTGCAGCAGGCTGGGGTAAGCAGAGCCCCCCGCCCTCTTGTTTCTTCAGACTCCAGAGAGGACATCTAGCCCCCcctgtcctcccctttctcctcttcctcaccaGCGGCCATCATCCCTATCAACGCCACCACTACTTTTTACATTACTATTCTTATCACCATTTCTACCTCTGACAACTTCATTGCCACCTCCCtgtccatcaccaccaccatcacctccatCACCTCTACCTCCAATACTGCCTTGACATCCATCACCTCGACATCTATCACCTCCATTACCTCCACCATCTCCACCTCCATCACCACCAGCACCTCCAACAGCATCACCACTACCACCTCCAGTACCTCCTTTACCTCCAACACGAGCACCATCAACACTACCACATCATTTCTATCACCTCCACCTCCAATACCACCATtacctccaccaccacctccatgGTCACCACCATCACATTCTCATCTTTATCACTGTCTCTGGTGCCACCACCACGGGCACGTCTATTGCCATCTTAGCCCCTCTCTTTATTATCCCTGCCTCCTCACCAGTTCCCAAACCCCCTCTCTCATTAATTCCCAGCCACCACCTCCCAGTGCAACCACTACTGCCATTATCACCCCACCCTAGTGCCCTCTCTAATATCATCTTGGAAAACAACCTCCTCTAAGGCTGTCACACTAATTGCTCTGAAGCTGGGCCATGTGGCAGGAGCTGGAGGCTCAGAGCAGTCTCTTTCCCTGCCACCTGCCCAGTAGAATTCTGTTTTAGCAGCCCCAGGTGCCCGTGACCAACCCCTTTTGGGGGCACCTGACAGATGCTGGGCCTCTGTGTTACCCCTCAGGGCTTCCAGCCCTCCTGGTGCTGTTCCTCCTTGTTGTCAAGAGCTCAGTGTATGGACCCTACATGATCCCAGTCTCCGACAGCCAGGACGATGGCGCGGGCTTCCAGAACATGTCCATGTGAGTGCCCTCAGGGCTGTGGCAGGCTGCCTTTGGCAGAAGGGCCATGTGGCCTGAGGCTCTGACAGGATGTGCTGTCGGCAGGGCACTGGCTGTGGGACAAGGAGGGAGCTGGTGCTTAAACAGGAGGTGCGTTCCAGGGGGCTTGCCACACCCCCTCTGCGGGATCCCTGAGTCCCCTCCAGGGGCAGGCCCATGTTCTAGGCCAGCTAATAGGAAGCCCTGGGACGGACTCTGATGCCCTCTCCTGGGCCTTCAAGGCCAAGGCAGTGGGGCCTCCACCTCCTGGCAATACACAGCTGTCAGCCCAGGCCCCCTCCAGCTCCCAGGCTGGAGCTCAGCCTGTGCCTGACTGCACTCCCTCCCACCCCGTGCTCCACTACTCAGGGTCCTGCTCCTCTCGACCTGTGCCTGGCATGGCACTGCCAGCCCTCAAGTCCCCGGAGTCAGAGGAGGGAGCTCTGTGTGGATTGGGACACCCCAGCCAGGGACCAGGCTCAGTGGGTGTTGGGGGGGCAGGGTTCTGGGGGCCTGGGGGACAGACTCTGCTGCTGCTTCTTGTGCTCAGGACATTAACGTTTACCTTGTTAAGAAAAGTTTCCAACAGCTAACATAGAGAGGATAGCTTAATAAATCCCTGTAGCCCCATGACCAGCAGCTGGCCATTTAGCCTTTTTACCTTTCCTGGCTGATGCAAGCTCAGGACCACTGAGGGCTGTTTCATCCTGACACCAAGGGGTAGGTCCTTCTGTCATCAGCCCTTGCActggggaagctgaggcacaggcagcTAAAGAACTCTGCCCAACAGGAGCCAACAGAGCCTGGCACCCACCACTGCCCTTCCCGGCTCCGGGAGGTGAGGGCTCTGGGCGCAGactggagggcaggtggggtTGATTCCTCTCGCTGTGAGGTCAGGTTGGTTTCTCAGAGGAGTGcgattaagtattttattatacAATATGAGATGCAGGCCTGACTTGGCAGTGGCATGCTCACAGGACGGGAGCACCCTAGCACAGGGCCGCCGGAGAGCCCCCACCCAGCTGCCCCTGAGCCTTCCtgacctctccctcctgctctcacCCTGTGTTTGTGACTTCGTCTCATACATTTACAAAACCTTGAACACgagcagcaataaaaaaaaatgacaggacCCTGGGTTAACAGGCTGTGTCAGAGCTGCCCCCGCTGGACTGTCATGTAACAGTGACAAGGTGTGACCCATGGCCACATGCAACCGCTTGCATGAATCCCCAAGGTAATGTTCAAGGACCCTTGTGACTGCAGTGGCAGAAGCCCATGAAGGGAGCCCAAGCAGGCGACCCTGACAGTTAGGGGCAGTGGCTCTGGGCTCAGACCACAGGGCTTCAAGTGCCTCCTGTGCTCTTACTAGTGTGTGTTCCTAagccagagcctcagtttcctcatctgtagggtGGGGATGATTATGCGCCTGCTTCATAGGGTCATCCTGAGGGTGGAATGCCTAACCAGTGGAAAGCATGTGACATGGTGTCTGGGTAAAAGGCACACCTGTTTTGAAGGAATCTTGGGAGACAGAGGCTTGAAGGCCTCAGGGAGGGTCTaggagcagggctggggccaCTGTCAGGCCTCTTTCTGACTCTTTCCTTGGCTCTCGGTGTTTTCCTGCTGCTCACTCTGCCCCTCGGTGCGCACGTGGAGAGTGCCCCCCACCAGGCTGCGAGCTGCGAGCTGCAGCAGCTCACTCAGGGCTCAGAGCTGGCCTGCTGGCCCCATCTAGGTGGGGCCAGGTCCCGGGCAGGGCATCCCATTGCACAGAGGTGGTGATGAGATGGTGGAAGAAGTTTCCAGGGAAGGGGGCTGGCCAATGATCCAGTGGATTATCGGACAAGT encodes:
- the LOC118910173 gene encoding LOW QUALITY PROTEIN: adhesion G-protein coupled receptor G5-like (The sequence of the model RefSeq protein was modified relative to this genomic sequence to represent the inferred CDS: substituted 1 base at 1 genomic stop codon), encoding MDHRGALFFCLCLVTSHSVTVEASQDLLRWMEEMEMATQKRSLTPPLAELMRGLEWRLLNASFPGYNLTLQTHTIQTLAFKLGCDFPGLSLSSTTLKPMSQVRAGHAVQFPAELTRDACRTGTKELXLVCIYLFTAHFFQKNTNSPLLNNYVLGAQLGHGHVNNLREPVNISFWHNQSLEGYMATCVFWKEGASQHHWGVWSPESCRTEQPSPFQVLCRCHHLSYFAVLMQLSPAPVPAELLAPLTYISLVGCSISIVASLLTILRHFQARKQSDSLTTIHMNQHASALLLNVTFLLSPRLAVASVPGSACTVLAAVLHFALLSCLTWMAIEGFKLYLLLGRVYNNHIHRYLLKLCAAGWGLPALLVLFLLVVKSSVYGPYMIPVSDSQDDGAGFQNMSMCWVRSRWVHTALVMGYGGLMSLFNLVVLAWALRTLSRLRAQEKALHARACRDAVTVLGLTVLLGTTWALAFFSFGVFLLPQLFLFTIFNSFYGFFLFLWFCSQRCHSEAEVEAEVEAFSTSQTML